One window from the genome of Variovorax sp. PAMC26660 encodes:
- the sdhD gene encoding succinate dehydrogenase, hydrophobic membrane anchor protein: MSVNYGSKRIVVGAHYGLRDWLSQRITGGLMALFTIILLAQLIFSRGPIGYDLWAGIFAAQWMKVLTFSVIVALLYHVWVGMRDVWMDYVQPVGIRLALQIFTIVWLVGCAGWAIQVLWKI; the protein is encoded by the coding sequence ATGTCTGTGAATTACGGCTCCAAGCGCATCGTTGTCGGCGCACATTACGGTTTGCGCGACTGGCTCAGCCAGCGCATCACGGGCGGCCTGATGGCGCTCTTCACGATCATCCTGCTCGCACAGCTGATCTTCTCGCGTGGCCCGATCGGCTACGACCTCTGGGCCGGCATCTTCGCCGCGCAGTGGATGAAGGTGCTGACCTTCTCCGTGATCGTCGCCCTGCTCTATCACGTGTGGGTCGGCATGCGCGACGTGTGGATGGACTACGTCCAGCCCGTCGGCATTCGCCTCGCCCTGCAAATTTTCACCATCGTCTGGCTTGTCGGTTGTGCGGGTTGGGCCATTCAAGTGCTTTGGAAGATCTGA
- the sdhC gene encoding succinate dehydrogenase, cytochrome b556 subunit gives MTELATPPRPPRREFRNINLITDLPTYRLPPAGIVSILHRVSGVIMFLLLPFIIWMFDTSLSSDYSFAKFKAAFNTGIGFAPGWFFKLVALALIWAYLHHFIAGLRHLWMDVSHAAVTKEFGHTSAVATLALSVLLTLVLGAKLFGLY, from the coding sequence ATGACAGAGCTTGCAACTCCACCCCGGCCGCCACGTCGCGAATTTCGCAACATCAACCTCATCACCGATCTCCCGACCTACCGGTTGCCGCCGGCTGGCATCGTGTCGATCCTGCATCGCGTCAGCGGCGTGATCATGTTCCTGCTGCTGCCGTTCATCATCTGGATGTTCGACACGTCGCTGTCATCTGATTACTCGTTCGCCAAATTCAAGGCCGCCTTCAATACCGGCATCGGCTTCGCTCCGGGCTGGTTCTTCAAGCTGGTTGCGCTGGCACTAATCTGGGCCTACCTGCACCACTTCATCGCTGGCCTGCGTCACCTCTGGATGGACGTGAGCCACGCAGCAGTGACAAAGGAATTCGGCCACACCTCGGCCGTGGCCACGCTGGCCCTGAGCGTCCTGCTCACCCTGGTGCTCGGCGCCAAGCTGTTCGGCCTGTACTGA